One stretch of Xiphophorus maculatus strain JP 163 A chromosome 19, X_maculatus-5.0-male, whole genome shotgun sequence DNA includes these proteins:
- the LOC102235721 gene encoding transformer-2 protein homolog alpha-like, with translation MSDNEKDFREQDSRGGSRSASPRGSAKSASHSPARSKDGSRRSRSRSRSQSRSKSRSRSHRSSHRRYSRSRSHSRRRRSRSRSRSSDYRRRRSHSRSPMSNRRRHIGNRANPDPSACLGVFGLSLYTTERDLREVFSKYGPLADVNIVYDQQSRRSRGFAFVYFENSADSKEAKERANGMELDGRRIRVDFSITKRAHTPTPGIYMGRPTYGGGGGGGGGGGGGGGGGGSGSSRRFSRDYDRGYDRGYDRGYDRDYDRYEEREYRSYRRRSPSPYYSRGYRSRSRSYSPRHY, from the exons ATGAGCGACAACGAGAAGGATTTTAGGGAGCAG GACTCTCGGGGAGGCTCAAGGAGTGCATCCCCAAGAGGCTCCGCAAAATCCGCCAGCCACTCTCCTGCACGGTCTAAAGATGGCTCTCGGCGCTCCCGGTCCAGATCTCGCTCTCAGTCCAGATCAAAATCCAG GTCAAGGTCCCACCGAAGCTCGCACAGGCGCTACTCCCGCTCTCGTTCCCACTCTCGACGCAGACGTTCAAGGAGCCGATCTCGAAGCTCAGATTACCGTCGACGTAGGAGCCACAGCCGTTCCCCGATGTCGAATCGGCGCAGACACATTGGCAACAGG GCCAACCCAGACCCCAGCGCTTGCCTGGGTGTGTTTGGTCTGAGCCTTTACACCACTGAGAGGGACCTGAGAGAGGTTTTTTCTAAATATGGCCCTTTGGCCGATGTTAACATAGTGTATGATCAGCAGTCGCGTCGTTCAAGAGGTTTTGCCTTTGTTTATTTCGAAAACAGTGCGGACTCCAAGGAG GCCAAGGAGCGGGCTAATGGTATGGAGCTTGATGGACGCAGAATCAGAGTGGATTTCTCTATCACCAAAAGAGCTCACACTCCAACTCCTGGAATCTACATGGGACGCCCCACATA tggtggtggtggaggaggaggcggtggcggcggcggcggtggtGGTGGAGGCGGCAGTGGTTCATCACGCCGTTTCTCTAGGGACTATGACAGGGGCTATGACAGAGGATATGATAGAGGTTATGATCGCGACTATGATCGCTACGAAGAGCGAGAGTACCGATCATACAG ACGCAGATCTCCGTCTCCATACTACAGCAGAGGTTACCGCTCACGATCTCGATCCTACTCGCCAC GTCACTACTAG
- the LOC102235973 gene encoding obg-like ATPase 1, giving the protein MPPKKTEAPKQPPLIGRFGTSLKIGIVGLPNVGKSTFFNVLTKSQAAADNFPFCTIDPNESRVPVPDERFDYLCQYHKPASKVPAFLNVVDIAGLVKGAHAGQGLGNAFLSHISACDAIFHMTRAFDDEDITHVEGNVDPVRDIEIIHEELRLKDEEMIAPIIDKLEKTAVRGGDKKLKPEYDIILKVKNWVVEEKKHVRFYHEWNDKEIEVLNKYLFLTSKPMIYLVNLSEKDYIRKKNKWLAKIKEWVDAHDPGAMVIPLSGAVEAKLQEMEEEESTKYCEEQKTQSVLTKIIKTGYAGLQLEYFFTAGPDEVRAWTIRKGTKAPQAAGKIHTDFEKGFIMAEVMKFNDFKEEGSESAAKAAGKYRQQGRNYIVEDGDIIFFKFNTPNAPKKK; this is encoded by the exons ATGCCTCCTAAAAAGACAGAAGCCCCAAAACAACCTCCATTAATTGGGCGATTTGGAACATCTCTGAAAATTGGCATTGTGGGGTTGCCTAATGTCGG gaaatctacattttttaatgtgctCACCAAAAGCCAAGCTGCTGCAGATAATTTCCCATTCTGCACCATTGATCCAAATGAGAGCAGGGTGCCAGTTCCTGATGAGCGCTTTGATTACCTGTGCCAGTACCACAAACCAGCCAG TAAGGTTCCTGCTTTCCTAAATGTGGTGGACATTGCTGGTCTGGTGAAGGGAGCTCATGCAGGGCAGGGACTTGGAAATGCCTTTCTCTCTCATATCAGTGCCTGCGATGCCATTTTCCATATGACCC GTGCTTTCGATGATGAAGACATTACCCACGTGGAGGGCAACGTGGACCCAGTGAGAGACATTGAGATCATCCATGAGGAGCTGCGGCTAAAAGACGAGGAAATGATTGCTCCCATCATAGACAAGCTGGAGAAAACCGCAGTCAGAGGAGGagacaaaaaactaaaacctgaaTAC GATATCATCCTGAAGGTAAAGAACTGGGTTGTGGAAGAGAAGAAACATGTCCGATTTTACCATGAATGGAATGACAAAGAG ATTGAGGTGCTGAACAAATACCTGTTTCTGACATCGAAGCCCATGATCTACCTGGTTAATCTCTCTGAGAAGGattacattagaaaaaaaaacaaatg GTTGGCAAAAATCAAAGAGTGGGTAGATGCCCACGATCCTGGCGCCATGGTCATCCCGCTGAGCGGAGCGGTGGAGGCTAAACTTCAGGAgatggaagaggaggagagtaCTAAATACTGCGaagaacagaaaacacagag TGTTCTGACCAAAATTATAAAGACAGGCTATGCAGGACTACAGCTGGAGTACTTCTTCACGGCAGGGCCGGATGAGGTCCGAGCGTGGACCATCAGG AAAGGAACCAAAGCTCCTCAGGCTGCAGGGAAAATCCACACAGACTTTGAGAAAGGCTTCATCATGGCTGAGGTGATGAAGTTCAATGACTTCAAAGAGGAGGGCAGTGAGAGTGCGGCCAAG GCTGCTGGGAAATACAGACAACAGGGCAGGAACTACATCGTGGAGGACGGCGACATTATCTTTTTCAAATTCAACACACCCAATGCACCCAAAAAGAAATAG
- the LOC102235471 gene encoding sentrin-specific protease 2-like — MYGWIVDGISSLFEPVTGQNHAEWPANRRASGEGSRRQDSHGRPSKRNYKSVHVADGVCQSDPVAAKRRKRDVVISFVKKTVAGIAGLVSLRRPLPARCQNPNKHDETQPVTLMGIDELHTSWLNGTDWKMDKSVGGVNDRSSKNPFQSSLPPLRKYSGATLPAGLPERGKNWERRGSLQLLPSRPAIRVGTPCPEPISNGYGHLRCPKPSLTVEEAIKQNNKEHYRRLLEMVTEKYSKSQPLPFNQSKPHDESLLQSSHKTSASERTFDSVSRRVVCTATPTVFTYRNTTATKDRWGGLSFNKSYSETLEEKQPVRYAKQKAAANVDLSTEVATRLNLVDRDASAFSATETQPSYVSLIKHSDEDIPRLTKEMAVEVSEALAQRDPNLVLSSAFKLRITRRDLSTLLEGGWLNDEVMNFYLSLVMERRGESGRLKVYSFSTFFYPKLRGVVGGEQGGGHVAVKRWTKAVDLFMFDLILVPLHLGVHWALAVMDLKSKTVKSYDSMGRRHDDICNLLLLYLKEEHKAKKGRELECGKWTVGSLKAGDIPQQTNGSDCGVFVCKYADYIAKGKPLTFKQCHMPLFRKLMMWEILNQKLL; from the exons atgtatggatggatagTTGACGGAATCTCGTCTCTGTTTGAGCCCGTTACCGGGCAAAACCACGCCGAGTGGCCTGCGAATAGAAGGGCCAGTGGGGAAGGATCGCGGCGGCAGGACAGCCACGGAAGACCGAGTAAACGGAACTACAAAAG TGTGCATGTTGCCGATGGTGTTTGTCAAAGTGACCCAGTGGCGGCAAAACGACGCAAACGTG ATGTTGTAATCAGCTTTGTGAAGAAGACGGTGGCAGGCATAGCAGGTCTAGTGAGCCTTCGGAGACCGCTGCCAGCAAGGTGTCAAAATCCAAACAAGCATGACGAAACACAG CCCGTTACTCTAATGGGCATAGATGAGCTTCACACTTCATGGCTCAATGGGACTGACTGGAAAATGG ATAAATCTGTAGGTGGGGTGAATGACAGGAGTTCAAAGAATCCCTTTCAAAGCTCTTTACCCCCTTTAAGAAAATACAG TGGAGCAACGCTCCCTGCTGGGCTCCCAGAAAGAGGGAAGAACTGGGAGAGAAGAGGCTCCCTTCAACTGCTGCCTTCAAGGCCTGCTATCAGAGTGGGAACACCTTGTCCTGAACCGATTTCTAATGGCTACGGACACCTCCGCTGCCCTAAACCCAGTCTTACTGTGGAAGAG GCCATAAAGCAGAACAATAAGGAGCACTACAGACGCCTACTGGAGATGGTGACGGAGAAATACAGCAAAAGCCAACCACTACCTTTCAACCAATCTAAACCGCATGA CGAGTCATTGTTACAAAGCTCCCACAAAACATCTGCTTCAGAGAGAACCTTTGATTCAGTCTCCAGGAGGGTGGTGTGCACAG CTACACCAACTGTGTTTACATACAGAAATACTACTGCAACTAAGGACAG GTGGGGAGGTTTATCTTTTAATAAGTCATACAGTGAAACTCTTGAGGAAAAACAGCCTGTTAGATATGCAAAG CAAAAAGCAGCAGCCAATGTGGACCTTTCCACAGAAGTCGCTACTCGCCTTAATCTCGTGGACAGAGATGCTTCTGCGTTCAGCGCCACTGAAACTCAGCCTTCCTATGTTTCACTTATAAAGCACAGTGATGAGGACATACCCAGGCTGACCAAG GAAATGGCAGTGGAGGTTAGTGAAGCTTTGGCTCAGAGAGATCCTAACCTTGTTTTAAGCTCAGCTTTCAAGCTTCGCATCACGCGGCGAGACCTGTCCACTCTACTGGAAGGTGGATGGCTCAATGATGAG GTGATGAACTTCTACCTTTCCCTCGTCATGGAGCGACGTGGAGAAAGTGGAAGATTAAAGGTCTACAGTTTTAGCACCTTTTTTTACCCAAAGCTGCGGGGTGTTGTGGGAGGAGAACAGGGTGGAGGACATGTGGCTGTGAAGCGATGGACCAAGGCGGTTGACCTCTTTATGTTTGACCTCATCCTCGTCCCGCTGCATCTTGGTGTCCATTGGGCATTAGCT gtGATGGATTTAAAGTCAAAGACTGTCAAATCATATGACTCAATGGGTCGGAGACACGATGACATCTGTAATCTTTTACT ACTCTACCTTAAAGAAGAGCACAAAGCAAAGAAAGGAAGGGAGCTTGAATGTGGCAAATGGACTGTTGGAAGTCTGAAGGCTGGT GACATTCCCCAACAGACTAATGGAAGTGACTGTGgtgtttttgtctgtaaatatgctgACTATATAGCAAAGGGAAAGCCTCTCACCTTTAAACAG TGCCACATGCCTCTCTTCAGGAAGTTAATGATGTGGGAAATCCTTAATCAGAAGCTGCTATAG